One Urocitellus parryii isolate mUroPar1 chromosome 9, mUroPar1.hap1, whole genome shotgun sequence DNA segment encodes these proteins:
- the LOC144257007 gene encoding uncharacterized protein LOC144257007: MAASGSPGPTPSPSRGSPATEPAAAGPSRRQRRRGSYLRTVPSAAAVGSGQNGRSRAAEQVQRSGGYRSALRPIVSLPRGSRRSRAREPGSSPARHLLPPLWKRPPPPRAARPGPRLRAAGPARFTGRRQPSPLRPQPPPSWRGPSSPFPAARARRSRAPAVRALAGCGPRARGRRWRPHPQTLFCRRLALLTSGARIGGEGPRTGLRGIARKSQTFALPVGGPEDG; this comes from the coding sequence ATGGCGGCGTCCGGCTCCCCGGGGCCAACTCCGAGCCCCAGCCGGGGCAGCCCAGCCACGGAACCCGCGGCCGCCGGCCCCTCGCGGcggcagaggaggagaggaagttACCTCCGGACGGTCCCGTCGGCGGCGGCTGTGGGCAGCGGGCAGAACGGGAGGTCCCGAGCGGCCGAGCAGGTCCAGCGCAGCGGCGGCTACCGCAGTGCCCTCCGCCCCATTGTTTCCCTTCCAAGAGGATCCCGGCGAAGCCGAGCCCGGGAACCAGGAAGTTCCCCGGCGCGACACCTCCTGCCGCCGCTATGGAAACGGCCCCCGCCTCCCAGGGCGGCTCGCCCGGGACCCCGCCTCCGCGCCGCCGGCCCCGCCCGCTTCACCGGCCGCCGCCAACCGTCGCCGCTGCGGCCGCAGCCGCCGCCATCTTGGCGCGGCCCGAGTAGCCCCTTCCCGGCGGCACGTGCGCGCCGCTCCCGCGCTCCCGCCGTGCGCGCTCTCGCCGGCTGCGGGCCGCGCGCCAGGGGCCGCAGGTGGAGGCCCCATCCCCAGACCCTCTTCTGCAGGAGGCTTGCTCTCCTAACCTCTGGCGCCCGCATTGGAGGCGAAGGACCTAGAACAGGGCTTCGAGGCATTGCACGAAAATCACAGACGTTTGCGCTTCCAGTTGGCGGTCCAGAGGATGGCTGA